The Ziziphus jujuba cultivar Dongzao chromosome 3, ASM3175591v1 region TAGGGTTTTTATCACCTGTTTTGGCCAAATACAATGTAGTGATAGTCAACATTTTAGGGGAGAATGAAACGCTGAATCTTCATTGCCAATCaaaagatgatgaccttggtgTTCATTATGTGCCATATGCTGACTTTTTCGAATGGAGATTCAATGTGAATATATGGAGGACCACCCTTTTCTACTGTGATATGGGTTGGGGTAATTTGAGA contains the following coding sequences:
- the LOC107422552 gene encoding S-protein homolog 5, whose translation is MGSTALKVSIILALASQIGFLSPVLAKYNVVIVNILGENETLNLHCQSKDDDLGVHYVPYADFFEWRFNVNIWRTTLFYCDMGWGNLRGHFDIFAAKRDMNSCQLLIGKDDSSVPESNRSSCT